From the Nitrobacter hamburgensis X14 genome, one window contains:
- a CDS encoding ATP-binding protein translates to MSEAAGFAANNSAYLQAGLHWLRALLADRARPSLSLVPMEKSAPPRRRRFFGVDLRPDDSAAAPELLARPTQDSATAAAAKFEEAAGLEPRPALVVLAERFGLTTFERNILLLCAAMEIDPHLPALIAEAQHVPAGAAPTFGLALELFEDPSWDALAPARPLRRHQLVEVYQSGVASLIAAPLRIDERIAAYIKGLNYLDERLLAIAEPVPPPASLPASQEALARRIELWVAHGAPATCIELIGRNRVSKREVAAAALAAVGINLLAIPFSQLPREAEGIERFASLWARETQLMPIALLVAPPEPMGMETGDGVRPTPQWNWLLRLPGIVMLDMPSPGAESSAHLIEIAPPTIAERRALWAAAWPEDGPPDGASLERLAGEFALPASRIRLAVKATAVESGGPPEIGQLWTWCVTHAGGALEGLAERLVPRATIDEVKVPERDREQLDRLIRHARSRGIALDTYGFSAIASRGLGLAALFHGESGTGKTMAAEAVAHELGLALFRVDLASVMSKYIGDTTKKLRSIFDAAEGGGIMLLFDEADAVFGKRSEVKDSHDRFANIDINYLLTRMEAFGGITILATNMKHALDPAFLRRLRFVISFSFPGVAEREAIWRGVFPPDAPMEALDYPALARFPLTGGSIFNAALGAAHEAAAEGKPIAMRHILIVVRAELQKMERPVPEREFAPLREISGGASP, encoded by the coding sequence ATGAGCGAAGCGGCCGGCTTTGCAGCGAATAACAGCGCCTATCTTCAGGCCGGGCTGCACTGGTTGCGCGCGCTTCTCGCCGATCGCGCCAGACCGTCATTGTCACTCGTGCCGATGGAAAAGTCCGCGCCGCCGCGCCGTCGCCGCTTCTTCGGCGTGGACCTGCGGCCCGATGACAGCGCTGCCGCGCCCGAACTGCTTGCCCGTCCGACGCAGGACAGCGCGACAGCCGCCGCGGCGAAGTTCGAAGAGGCCGCCGGGCTAGAGCCCAGGCCCGCCCTAGTCGTGCTGGCCGAGCGTTTTGGCCTGACCACCTTCGAGCGGAACATCCTGCTGCTATGCGCCGCCATGGAGATCGATCCGCATCTGCCTGCGCTGATCGCCGAGGCGCAGCACGTGCCGGCCGGCGCCGCGCCAACCTTTGGCCTCGCGCTCGAGCTGTTCGAAGACCCGAGCTGGGATGCGCTCGCGCCGGCCCGTCCGCTGCGCCGCCATCAGCTTGTCGAAGTCTACCAGTCCGGCGTCGCCTCGCTGATCGCCGCGCCGCTGCGCATCGACGAGCGGATCGCCGCCTACATCAAGGGCCTGAACTATCTCGACGAGCGCCTTCTCGCGATCGCTGAGCCGGTGCCGCCACCTGCATCGCTCCCAGCTTCGCAGGAGGCGCTGGCGCGGCGGATCGAGCTTTGGGTCGCACATGGCGCGCCCGCCACATGCATCGAGCTCATCGGGCGGAACAGGGTCTCGAAGCGGGAGGTCGCCGCCGCCGCGCTGGCCGCGGTGGGCATCAATCTTCTCGCCATTCCGTTCAGCCAGCTGCCGCGCGAGGCGGAGGGGATCGAACGGTTCGCGAGCCTGTGGGCGCGCGAGACGCAACTGATGCCGATCGCGCTGCTCGTCGCGCCGCCGGAGCCGATGGGCATGGAAACCGGCGACGGTGTCCGCCCAACGCCGCAATGGAATTGGCTTCTGCGTCTGCCGGGCATCGTGATGCTTGACATGCCGTCGCCCGGCGCTGAATCGAGTGCCCATCTCATCGAGATCGCGCCGCCGACCATTGCCGAGCGGCGGGCGCTCTGGGCGGCGGCATGGCCGGAAGACGGGCCGCCCGACGGCGCGTCGTTGGAACGGCTCGCGGGCGAGTTCGCTCTCCCTGCCTCCCGCATCCGCCTCGCGGTGAAGGCGACAGCAGTGGAGTCCGGCGGCCCGCCGGAGATCGGTCAGCTGTGGACCTGGTGCGTTACGCATGCCGGCGGTGCGCTAGAGGGGCTGGCGGAGCGGCTCGTGCCGCGCGCGACGATCGACGAGGTCAAGGTGCCCGAGCGCGATCGCGAGCAACTCGACCGGCTTATCCGCCATGCACGCAGCCGAGGGATCGCGCTCGACACCTACGGATTCTCGGCCATCGCAAGCCGCGGCCTCGGTCTCGCCGCGCTATTTCATGGCGAGAGTGGCACTGGCAAGACCATGGCGGCCGAAGCCGTTGCGCACGAACTCGGCCTCGCCCTGTTCCGCGTCGATCTCGCCTCGGTCATGAGCAAATACATCGGCGACACGACGAAGAAGCTGCGCAGCATTTTCGACGCGGCCGAAGGTGGCGGCATCATGCTGCTCTTCGACGAAGCCGACGCGGTGTTCGGCAAGCGCAGCGAAGTCAAGGACAGCCACGACCGCTTCGCCAATATCGACATCAACTATCTGCTAACGCGCATGGAGGCGTTCGGCGGCATCACCATCCTTGCCACCAATATGAAACACGCGCTCGACCCGGCGTTCCTGCGTCGACTGCGCTTTGTGATCAGCTTTTCCTTCCCCGGAGTTGCGGAGCGCGAGGCGATCTGGCGCGGCGTGTTTCCGCCCGACGCGCCGATGGAGGCACTGGACTATCCAGCGCTCGCGCGCTTTCCGCTCACCGGCGGCAGCATTTTCAACGCTGCGCTCGGCGCTGCGCACGAGGCGGCGGCGGAGGGCAAGCCCATCGCCATGCGCCACATCCTCATCGTCGTGCGCGCGGAATTGCAGAAGATGGAACGCCCCGTGCCGGAGCGCGAATTCGCGCCGCTGCGCGAGATTTCGGGAGGCGCGTCGCCATGA
- a CDS encoding DUF4255 domain-containing protein, with translation MSSPLAIAAVTAILKDLLNEGLINNDLSPVGSFAVSALPPDRITTGETEDNRLNLFLYQVTPNIGWRNAQLPSRDTQGARLANPPLALDLHYLLTAYGSVDLNAEILLGFAMDLLNETPILTRDMVRRALTPQNPVPVALIPPDTQGRTAIDLADQIETLKIVPQFLSADELSKLWTAMQARYRPTVAYQVTTVIIQGTRPTRTALPVLSRGQGDSGVATQPSTAAPLPDWPTLTALTIVSAPGEGPRTGAEMGDTLLLQGVLLAGNTVTAEFRHRRLANPLEIVATPGPDAGSMTLDLPGAADAAAPNWPAGAYGVALRIVRAGKPIRRTNELPLTLAPRLTAVPTLGMASGQRNLTLAVAPPVWPEQRVDILVGNDPYQATVAAKTETLVVPVPGLTPSDVPIPVRLRVDGAENNLVRDRRLQPPQFDPQQSVMVPA, from the coding sequence ATGAGCAGTCCGCTCGCCATCGCCGCGGTCACCGCGATCCTCAAGGACCTGCTCAACGAAGGGCTGATCAACAACGACCTGTCGCCGGTCGGGAGTTTTGCGGTCAGCGCGCTGCCGCCGGACCGCATCACCACGGGCGAAACGGAGGACAACCGGCTCAATCTGTTCCTTTATCAGGTCACGCCGAACATCGGCTGGCGTAACGCGCAGCTGCCCTCGCGCGATACGCAGGGCGCGCGGCTCGCCAATCCCCCGCTCGCGCTCGACCTCCATTATCTGCTCACCGCCTACGGCTCGGTCGATCTCAACGCCGAAATCCTGCTCGGCTTTGCGATGGACCTGCTCAACGAAACGCCGATCCTGACGCGAGACATGGTGCGTCGCGCCCTGACGCCGCAGAATCCCGTACCGGTCGCCCTCATTCCACCCGATACGCAGGGCCGCACCGCCATCGACCTCGCCGACCAGATCGAGACGCTGAAGATCGTGCCGCAGTTTCTCAGCGCCGACGAACTGTCGAAGCTGTGGACCGCGATGCAGGCGCGTTATCGGCCGACCGTTGCCTATCAGGTGACGACCGTGATCATCCAGGGCACCCGGCCGACGCGCACCGCGCTCCCGGTGCTGAGCCGCGGGCAAGGCGACAGCGGCGTCGCAACGCAACCCTCCACCGCCGCGCCACTTCCCGACTGGCCGACGCTCACCGCGCTGACAATCGTGTCCGCCCCCGGCGAAGGTCCCCGCACCGGCGCCGAAATGGGCGACACGCTGCTGCTGCAGGGCGTCCTTCTCGCGGGCAACACTGTCACCGCCGAGTTTCGTCACCGACGACTCGCCAATCCTCTCGAGATCGTTGCCACGCCGGGTCCCGATGCCGGAAGCATGACCCTCGATCTGCCAGGCGCCGCGGATGCCGCCGCGCCGAACTGGCCCGCCGGCGCCTATGGCGTCGCGCTCCGCATCGTGCGGGCAGGGAAACCGATACGGCGCACCAACGAACTCCCGCTGACCCTCGCGCCCCGCCTGACCGCCGTGCCGACGCTCGGCATGGCGAGCGGGCAGAGGAACCTGACGCTCGCGGTCGCGCCGCCCGTCTGGCCGGAGCAGCGCGTCGACATTCTCGTCGGCAACGATCCCTATCAGGCGACCGTCGCTGCGAAGACGGAGACCCTGGTCGTGCCTGTGCCAGGCCTGACACCGTCCGATGTGCCGATCCCGGTCCGGCTGCGGGTGGATGGCGCAGAAAACAACCTCGTCCGCGATCGGCGCCTCCAGCCGCCGCAGTTCGACCCGCAACAATCCGTCATGGTGCCCGCATGA
- a CDS encoding phage tail protein — translation MAQFTTNPQRFDPYKNFKFRIKWGADYVAGVSKISGLKRTTEVVKHREGGDPSSSRKSPGRTEYEAITIERGVTHDVAFEQWANKVWNYGSGLGKEVSLADFRKDLVIEVYNEAGQAAVRYKVFRCWVSEFQSMSDLDANGNAVLIQHLKLETEGWERDYDLVEPKEGTFTEPA, via the coding sequence ATGGCTCAGTTCACCACCAACCCGCAGCGCTTCGACCCCTACAAGAACTTCAAGTTTCGTATCAAATGGGGCGCTGATTACGTTGCCGGCGTCAGCAAGATCAGCGGCTTGAAGCGCACGACCGAAGTCGTCAAACATCGCGAGGGCGGCGACCCCAGTTCCAGCCGCAAGTCGCCCGGCCGCACCGAGTACGAAGCGATCACCATCGAACGCGGCGTCACCCACGACGTCGCCTTCGAGCAATGGGCGAACAAGGTGTGGAACTACGGTTCCGGGCTCGGCAAGGAAGTCTCGCTCGCTGATTTCCGCAAGGACCTCGTAATCGAAGTCTATAACGAGGCCGGTCAGGCGGCGGTCCGCTACAAGGTGTTCCGCTGCTGGGTCTCAGAATTCCAGTCGATGTCGGACCTCGACGCCAACGGCAATGCGGTGCTGATCCAGCACCTCAAGCTCGAGACCGAAGGCTGGGAGCGCGACTACGACTTGGTTGAGCCCAAAGAGGGCACGTTCACCGAGCCTGCCTAA